A window of Macrotis lagotis isolate mMagLag1 chromosome 1, bilby.v1.9.chrom.fasta, whole genome shotgun sequence genomic DNA:
GGAGGCCAAAGAGAGGCCATTTCAAGAGGCCAGACATAAGGAGATGAGAGTCTTAACTGGGGTGGTGACTGTGTGAGGAGATATGAtagaaaaattgtgaagagaaaaGTTTAGGGATTTGGTGAGTGAGAAAAAAGTAATTAAGGATGACAGTGGGGGTGTCATTTGGATTGTTCAAAGGATGACAATGCTTTCGATGagtaggaaaatttggaagaggggttgtttattgtttgttgttattcaatcatttttagtgtccaactcttcatgaccacttttggggttttcttggcaaagaattgaaatagtttgccattttcatctccattttattttacagatgaggaaactgaggcaaacaaggttaaatgacttgcccaggttcacatagttaATTAGTGGCTGAAGTCAaaattgaatttaggtcttcctgagttctaagCCTAAacctctatccattgcacaataTGACTGCTTCCAAAACAATCTGGTTTAGTCACTTGTCCAgggttgttgtggttgttgttgaaGAGTTGtttcagccatgtccaactcttcatgatctcatttgtgTTTTCTGGACAGACTAATTTCTGTATAAAGAATGGGAGAGGCTCCAAAAGAAGTGTTCTTACTGGGTATCCTTTTAATACTATGGGTCTACCCATTTTGTCCACCTCTCCAGGATCTCTAGAAAGCTCTCATGGTCAGTGGTAGGCTCAATAGTGAGGCTCAtggaaatcatataatcatagatGTTATAGCTAGAAAGAGCCTAAGAGTCCATCTggttcagtcttttcattttacagattaggaaactgaagactatggaggtttaatgacttgcctaaggtcatgcaaGAATCAGAATTCTAGATTTCCCTGTAGATGTTAGTCTGGAGAGAAacaattattctctctctctctctctctctctctctctctctctctctcctttttttttcatctctatttctctctctcacccccaTAACTGTAGAGCATGTGAAAGAATGAAATAGTCCTGTTGCCAAGGCTCCAATTACTATCCTTTGGACTGCTTCATTGAGCAAGAATAAGTTCATTTATCTATACTGTTTATtcagacaaaataattttaaaactacattTCTCTAGTGATTTAAGGTTTACGATGCATTGTATTAACAATAAGCCTGGGAAAATTTATCATCCCTCTCACTATGGAGAAATTGAAGCTCAGTTGGAGAAAGTAGAAGGGCTTATCCAGTCAATGAATGACATCCTTATAAACTATTACACATAGAAGCAATCTTCTTTTTACCAAAGAAGGAACCGAGGCACTGCAAAGGTAAGTGATCACTCAAGGTGATCTTATAAAAGACAACCCTGGATTCAATTCCGAGTTTCTACCTGTGCCCAAGTCTTTTTTCCAGTTCACAGATTCTTGGAATATTTCTCTCCTTGTCTTCATCTTCACCTACTGCTTAGCCCTTCCTTCCAACCTCTCCACAAGAGACCATAATCTGTAGAAGTGACAAAATATCCTACAATTGTCATCTAGTTACAATGAGATATGCTGatgagaaagtaaaaagaaagtggTGGGGAGAAGCAATAGAGGGAGAGAGTACAAACCTAGAAATTTGCAAAAATCTTATTCACATATTggtgaataaaaatttaaaaattggttCATTTGAATTAGTGAGAAACACAAATGGCAGATTGTTAAAGATatgcttttatattcattttaaatatgattttctttGCCTTATTCACCTTGGGTGAGAAAAGGTCTTTGGAAGTACTTCATTAAGTACTAAGCAAGAAGAGTCTTTGATAAACTTTATCAAATATCCTGTTTGCTGAATCCCCATAACTGAGAATAATTGTGGTATTAAGAACTAATTGTGTTTGCTAAGatttgtgatattttattttgagagTAAAGGAAGCAAGTAAAAGGTCAATGCTTAAGCCCCTCATCACTCTGTGAACTGTTCTTGATTGGAGTTGTTGATTATGTGTTCAAAATGCGCACCAGCCAGTTTGCTGAGAACATAATATTTTTAACTAGAAGAAGAGACCAAAATTCTTAGAACATGTCCAGATATCCCTTTAGTGAACATGCACAgatattcattgattcattctaACTCAACACATAGAAATTTGGTGACTCGGGTCTGGACTCGTGATGCTGAAGTCTTCTAATGCTATTAGAAGTAGAGAAGAATTGATGAAGAAAGATATCTTAGCTGAGTGTGCAAGCAAAAGAGTCAAACAAAGGATCTCTCATACTCTTCCCAGTGTCTTCTGAGTAAGAATGATgcctattggggggggggggctggggggggaaGGGGCACTGTCCATGAACATATGGTACCTCTGGttcttttgtgtttattcttttatGACAGCAGGCAAATCTAGAACTGAACTCCTGGGTCTGGTGGAGCCTAGTATAGGACATATATAGACACTGAAGCTCTTGGAAGGCTCCAAGATTGTCTGCTATCTGGTCTATGGGAGAGTAGGTATAAAGAAAGAGAACactacttttctctttctcaacAAGTCTCTCAGGAGTCCTTTACAATAGAGTTTGACTACCACCCAACTGGTTTCCTTACTGAACTGCTCAAACTACCTGTCTGGCTTATCATTTTATACATAGCCTCACAAAGTGTGACTAATTCTCTTCAAACAAATGTAAGTTATTTCCTATGTGGTGTTATCTTCTTCCAGTCAATGACCTAAAGCCCCTATGATCCTTTCAAATTGATTAAAGACTTATTCACACCTAGTTtacttttgattgattgattcaatcaAGATGAACTCCCAGCACTACTCATGTTGACTCTTAGTAAGTGAACAGTTCATTCATACCCCTAGTGTTgcacagaattaaaataaggaaaatctaATACTTCCTGAAACTATTCTTttggaagagaagaaaacattGATTATATGGACAGAACAGGGAAGTCAGTCTTTGCAAGTAAACTCAGGATGGAACTTAGGTGtttagctagctagctagctagctagctagataaacataaatatgtatgtctatatataagTGCATAtataaaattgtgtgtgtgtacttttatatttatattctctttAAAGAGACTGTCATTTTTCTAGGAtatgggagagaaagaagggaaagaattatgTAATTGTAAGTAAAGCTTTGATTTCAAGTTCCAGTTCTGATGCTCATTAAGGTACAAATAAGCATGTTGgtgcagttttttaaaaaaaatgaatctcagttttattatctgaaaaatgaggttattaataTTTATACTACCAAAAGGTTATTAGGAGAGCATTTTGTAATGCTTAAAGTGATATAGAATTgtgacttatttttaattttcctgaagctcagtttcctccatctgcaaaatagagattaacaacatatataattttaaaggaaggaaagggctaTGTACCTGAAAGGGCTATGGAAATGACAGCTATGATTCATAATtataatgttaataaaaataaattcaatttcacaaatattcattaagtatctCCTGTGTGAAAAACATTTTTGCTAGCTGCTAAGAATGTGAGGCAAAGCAAAGCAGAAAACGCTGACATCCCACAGTGTGGGAAGAAAGATAATGCATGGAAAGTGACATTGATGTTGCCATGGTAACATGCCTGTACCCATCTGTTAAAgggagttattttttaaaatgtctgtgATAAGTCCAGCATCTGCCTTTACCCCCGCCCCCCAAATCCCTGGAATATTCTTTTTCGTTTTCCTCACATGGATGGGTTTGCCCTATTTTCCCAGCATGTTTCAGTTTTGCCTCAGGGAAGGGATGACTCAATTGTGTCCAGACAAGCCAGATGGACTTTGGCTTACCCTGAAGAAGGAGGCTATACTTCTTGTTATTTTGGTCTGACTGAAGGGATGTGGCACCATCTCCAGATCTTGGAGAGTTCATgttatataatgaaaagaatgctaGGCATGGAATCACAAGTCAGGAGACTTGAATCCAGAGgagaattttagaaattatctatTCCGATCATTTTATTTAACAGAGAAGGGGAAACTAAAGCTGAGAAAGCAAAAGATATTTGCCTAACATCCCCCAGGAAATGTGCAGCAAAGCTCAGATTCTAAAtctagtgctttttttttcactgactctggacctcagtttccctagctGAATATAATGGATAAAACAATACTTTCATAACCTATTtcacagggtcattgtgaggaaaATGATTAGTAAATCTCAAAATTCTATTGAAATGTTATTATTGTttaatttgaatgtgatttctttgctttctcattcttcctttccctccccccctatGCAAACTTCAGAGGCAAAGTAGCTTTGATCTCTGGACAAGCTGAGAAAAATTTTCTGGTGGCTACCTCATCATCTTAGGCCATTTCCCCATAAAATCTACTGGATTAATTTAACCAGTCCCTTGGAATTGAGCTCCCAGAATATTGTGTGAGGGAGAAGCCTAGACTGGAAGATCTCGTGTTATCACAATCTTTGGAAGAGTCTGAAATAGACCCCATGGCAAGggcctagattaaaaaaataatgaatgctgGACCAAAATTCAAAACAGATTTTAGTCACAAATACACCCTTACCTTATTTTGTAACTTTGAAGCAGTCACCCttttggccttagtttcctcatccatgaaGTCAGAATCACAAAATGTTCCCTACCTGCTATGGAGAATGATGTAAGTAAAGAATTTTGTCAATTTGGTACAATTCAAATGAACAGTTTTTTTAGGGCACTAAGCTTgattctgagaatacaaagacagaaacaaacagtccctgccctgtaagaacttacattctaagaggagagggaagagaagaggaagtgagagggaagaggagaaaaagagaggggggaggTGGGCTACCACATGTACACAGAATCTTAGCTGATACTTTTTATCCATGGAACTAGtaacaaatcatttcatctccctgattcacaatttcctcatctgttaaaataaaggagttggagtAGATCTCCGTGGAGATcacttccagttctaattttatgatttttaaagtatatatatatatatatatatatatatatatatatatatatatacatatatatatatatatatatatatatatatatatatatatatatatattttatgataaTTTGAGTTAGGgtagggagaagggggaaggtaGTATTAGGAAATGGCACCTGAGCTGAGACATTGAGGAAATCAAGAATTATAAGAGgtaaagacaagaaagaaatatatatactgGATGTTAGGGGGAATGAGGGGATATTGAAATGTGTGAAGGTACAGaattgaaaaacagaattttgTGTTTGGAGGAGAGCCTAGCCTGGGTAGAGTGCAGCGTAAATGAAGAGAAGTAACATCAAACCTATCTGGAAAGGAAAGCTTAAATTGCTACAGGCTTCAAATGCCAGACTGAGGAAATGTTTGTAGTTTATCCTAGAGATATAACTAAGGAGCTAAGGAGCCCTGTAGATTTTTTTAGCAAGTGACTGACATGGGCAGACCTGTGCTTCAAAAAGATCATTTGGACAGTTGCCTAGAGAATTAGAAAGGGGAGATTCTAGAAGCTTGGATATTAACTAGCAAGTTTATAATAATCTAAGAAAGAGATAATGAGAGCATGACTTAAGTTAATGAGTATGTGAATGGTGAAAAGGAGATGTGTTTGAGAGTTGTAATAGAAGTAGAATGCATAAAAGTTCGCAACTGATTATATAGGATgatccaaaagtcttagtacaaggcttaaaattgcactaaaacttttgggacattTTATTTATAGTAGGATGAAAGAGAGAGTAGAGCCAAGGATGATTCTGAGGTGTCAAATTGGGTGACTAGTGGGTGCCcccataaatataaaaattgagTGGAAGGATAAGTTTACATGGTGATCTCTTTTAGAAAATGGAAGGATGGGTGAATTAGGAAAGAAGATGTTCCAAAGGCAATTGGCTTTGAAGAACTAAAGTTTAGAAAAGATTGgttcatttgttttgcttgtcatgatccccaattggggttttcttgacaaagatacagaaatggtttgccacttctttctctagctcattttacagatgaaaaaatggaggcaaacaggcttaagtgacttgcccaaggttacaatgctgatttgaactcatgaagtcttccctgattccatgcccagtactctatccactacacccagctgccccaagtaGAGATTAGGGTTAGAGTTATAAATTTGTGAGCATCTGCATATAGAATCCAAGGATGCTAAGATCACAGAGCATctataggaaaagaaaaggaaagagccTAGAACAGTCATAGACACCATGCTTACGGATCTAGAAAGGGTGATGATCTGGCAAGAATTCTGAGAAGAAGCAGTATGAGAAATAGGAGTAGTaaccaaaaataagaaagtaCATTCAGAGAAGTGTCAAAAGCTGGGAGATTTTAAGTGAAAAAGGCTATTGGTTTTAGAATTTAAGGATGTACTGTTGGAATGAATAGAATTTTCACTGAGTAACAATGTTAGGAAGTAGATTGCAGGGTATTGAGAAGTGGGAGGTTAAGGAACTAGTGTCAGTGAGGAATaactttttaaggagtttggTTATGAAAGGGACAGGTAAGACAGGATAAGAGTTTGAGGGAATGACAGGGtcaagaaaagtatttttttaagagCCAGGAGATCTGAGCATGTTGCATGTCAAAGGGAAGGGGTTACTAATATAGATTCAAGATGGCAGTAGTCACAATCAAAGGGGTAAAATCAGAGGAGATAGAATTAAAGTCACAGAGTGGTTGCCAGTGGCAAGAACGGCCACGTTTTCATCTGAGACTTGTAcaaaggaggagaaaataaagaGTTATTGAGAAGTTATCTCTATaatggaagagaatttggaaactCATGATGGATgtgatttattttctcatttaaaaaggaGGTAAGGTTATCTGTTGAGAAGGTTTGAGAGTTTAAAATACTTGAGAAGACAGAAGATTTGGAATGTCAACTATGGTTTTTGATTACAGAataaccaggaagagtcaaacgGTTTCCATATAGCATAGATCCTTGTTGAAATTAAATGACAAATCTGTAATGAACCAAATTATATGACAGGTTTCAGAGTTATTCAGTAACATTTCAATAGGGGTGGAGAAGGTTAAATAAGGGTTGAGTTTTGGCATGATCAAGTactgaattctttgaaaattaaaaaaaatgaccctGAGAACATTAAATGACTGCATCAATGATCAAGAGGCCACATGGTATAGTAGACACAGTGCTGAATAAGATGGTCTAGTTTTGAGATCATGGCAAAGCTCTTTAActttgaaccttagtttcctcatctgtaggtTGAGCCGTGAATAGAGTGCCAAACTTTGTcatgaaaactcatcttcctaggttcaaatctggcctcagtcacttactagttgtgtgatcctgggtaagtaaGTCACTTgtccctgtttgcttcagtatttaaaataacctggagaaggattttcttgccaagaaaattccaaatggaatgaagatttggacacaattgaaaaacaactgaataaaaacaaaatgagaaaataagtaGCTCTAATACCTACAAAAAGGATtgttgtaaggttcaaatgaaataatatatgcaacAATGTCATGAAAATATTAGAGCATTATTatatattggaaaaatgaaaaaggaaatatggaCAGTGTGGAATTTATGAATAGAGTGAAGAGAGGGTCTGTTAAGTACCAGTGAGTAATCCGGTAAACAACTTTTCCTTCTGATGCCCAATTATGTTGGGGGAACTTGATAGGAAGAAAACCCAGGATTAGAGAGAGACTAAGGATACAATGTCTTCCAGAGTGATCCAGGATCATGCGGGTACAAGAATATTGAAGGGTTAAATAAAAATCTATGATGAAGGAAAGGGCATCCTCTAAGATCAGTTCTAGACGGCACAATGGAAAGGAAGGACTGTAGTGAATGGAAATGAGATAGAGGGTCAAGGAAGGTTTTCATCAGCAAACAATGACTCCAAATCACAAAAAATAGTGGAGTTCTTGAGTTTGTTAGTTATGGGGTATGTACCAGTTGACCAAGTCTTCCATTATTCAGGGCCTTAGGAAGCAATGATTGAACCCAAAAGAAGATCTAATTGTTTGATGCCAGTTCTTCTAATTCAATCTAAGATGGTGGTGGATGATACATGCCCAGAAGATACCACCCTTCTGAAAACTTGGTTCTTGTTTGGATATGATACTTGAAACTCTAGTTTGTGTTAGTTGTGAAAGGTCTGGGCCTTATTGTCTCTAAAATGTCTCTAGAAGGCTTAGGTAGGAAGTGGGCACAGgacaatatacatataatatatatatattatatgtatataccacATTGATACATGGCAACTTAGTGCCACTTACCTTTTCTCACCTACTAGAGCCTTAGAATTGAAGCAAGTCTAAGGAAGAGTGGTCATTAGTCCCTCGACATTATTTTTTACCCCAGTCTTCATGCCCAACCCATCATCAGATAATCTGTTCTTTAAGGACTGGCCTCACTGAGTTTTATAAAACTCCTTGAGAAGGTCAGCCATTAGAAGATTTGAGCCATGAAATTCCAAGAAACAAAAGTACAAACCAAACCGCAGTCCTATGAAAtcatagggaaaaaagaaaaaaagaaaatttctttgaacTACCAATTTTTATTCAGCCAAGGCCTTGAAAATGATTTCATATTGACAAACTGGCCACGTAATAGCctataattattttacaaatgttttattttatggttataatattttccccaaatccaACACCAGACACAATGTCTAACACAAAATTggtactctatatgtatttcttgaatgaatgaaaacctCTTTGAGGTGGAGGGCTTCACCCTTAATtgttagccccattttacaattggTGTAGACATTCTAGGCTAAGAAATGGTATGTATATTTAAGGTTTAGACTTAGAAACTGAAATGTAGCACTGGATTTGCAGTTGGAAATCAGGATTTGAAGTCCAGTCCTCTCACATGATTcggagcaagtcattttacctctcacAAACCTCCAttccctcatctgtcaaatgaagttGGCTTAGGAATTTTCCTACATTAAGGAGACTCCAGCACTAAATCCTACAGTTAAATATGAGCTGTGGAGAGACGTCCTACGGAGTAAGGTTGCACTAGATATTCCTTGGGGTTCCTTCCCACTCTTTAGAGGCAAAGATGTTATTTTTCAACTTTGCCAAGAACCAGTCCTGATTAGGAAAACCTTTAATATTTTGATCTTTAATCACTAATCATTATAGAAGGGCAAATTCCTCTCATCCTTGTTTCAGAATCAAACTCATGCAACTTGAAACTCTTATCTTGAAAAAGAACCTGTGACTTGGGCATGTAATTTGACCTTAGGCATGTGACTTGATTTCTGTTTgctttcttcacttataaaatgatgataacaacaacacatactcccaggattattgtgaagattaaatgagataatatttgtaaggtattTAGTGCATAGTAGGTGTCATATAAAtgctattctttattttctttttaaaaaccctgccttcggggcagctaggtggcgcagtggatagagcaccgacccttgagtcaggagtacctgagttcaaattcgtcctcagacacttaacaattacctagctgtgtgaccttagacaagccacttaaccctcactGCCTGGCAAAAATTCTCCCAAAAACCCAGCCTACATAGGTTCAGTTTCTCCTACTCCAATGTTTTCCAAGTCAGGTTCACAGGGCCCTGATTCAGTCCCCAATAAACAGTATGTGCAGTAATTTGGCATTCCTCTCTTTTATTTGTCATACACCCCTCAAGCCACGCCCCCCCCCAGCTCCTTCCACTCTGTTCCAGGACGCACAAAAGACACAGGGGGTCAAGAAAGGTGAGGACTCTCAGACAcatctatctttattttttttcttctcagaaaaGTTCAAGAATTACACCAAAAAATACTTCAGTCTTTGCTACCTACTGACAAAAATACGccacaaaattataaattattcagCAGTTTGCTGGGGGGTCATCTTTTTGTTTCCCATTTGTAGTGACAGATGAATTTACAGGTGAATCATGGCAGGGACAGAAAATCAGCTGATAGCTTTTGGCAATACAGTTTCACTATACTATTTTCTCTATATAGTCTGAGTATAATGGCATCGATAGCTTGACCAGATCAAGGCCTCTTCTGCTATTCTCTTCTAGACAGCCTGTTAGAGATTATTGAGAAGCCCCATCCCACCCTTCAATTTTCCTAACTTGACtctattccaattttcccatctttCCTACAATGAATATGGGCTTCCCTGTGGCCTGCCCTGAACAAATTTGCAGATGGAAAGCTTAGCAAAATAATGGGTCAATAATGGTATCCAGTCTCCAGTACACATATGTACAAAATGTGGCCTTCTTGTGGAATGAATATTGCAGGCAGAAGCCAGGTTAAAGAATTTGTACCAGGACAATGTCTTGTAGGCCAAAACTACATCTCTGAGAAGAGACAAGTTTATGCTACAAATCACAGTTTTTCCACAACTGGATAAGTGGGTAAGCCTTTCCATAGTCACTAAATCAGGTTGAAAACACTTCCAGTTAATCCCCCCCTGCTCTTGTAGTTTCTCTGAAGCAGTGAGGCCAGGTCAGTTCAGGCCCAGACAGAAGATTACAGATCACCCTACCACACACACAGCATCAaagattccccccacccccccatccctGCTTCCCTAACCCTTTCCCGTCTCCACACATTGGAAAACAGGCTTTCTGTCCATTCTCCTGAGCCTGCCCAGGCTATGgccatattttctcatttaacgAGACCTTAGGagatccttccctttctcttggtGTTGCTGGGATTGGGCCAGGGTTCTGGGAGAGTgacttgtttttatttcattttgtgttttttccctaACAAATAGTAAGgaatgttttgaaaaatattttacattgtaaCAATCAACACCAAACATGCCTTTGTACAAGAGCTGGACTCATTTAGTAACAAATCAACGAGAATAACAATGGACCAAATTAAATATCGATTCAAACTCCTCAGGTGTGTTCATTTAGGCTTGTTCCTCCCTCTGTGGAATCCTGGGAGGACAGTGTTGTCAAGTATCTGGAGCATGGGTTTTGCCAAGCCCGtgtctcctccccctcccccctcccttcccctttctttcccccaccGGTGAGCTTCTTTAATGGCCATCTGCCTTCACAGCCTTTGATTCGTGGCTTATAGGTCCTGCTGCAGAGAGCCAGGGGGCAATGGCCCTGGAGCTGGTCTGCTTGGCCACACTGTAGTGGCTTATGACAGTGTAGAACCGGCCCCTGGAGCTGGAATCCTGGGCTGAGTAATAGGCGTCCAGGGAAGTTGGGATGCAGCGCTtatgctagagagagagagagagagagagagagagagagagagagagagagagagagtgtaaaCACACACATAACCAAAGTTGACTTCGCACCCACGACTGGGACCCACTTGTGCAGATCCATTTACCTTCATTAGATACAAATGGAGACAAGTCTATACCAATGCACCCAATTAATTGTCCAGATTATCTTGGACAGCCCCTTGGGCTGCCATTCCTTACCTTATAAACAAATCCATCTGGGCAGCTGTGGTCATAGGTGAAAGCCTTATAAACCACCAGAAACACAATGCAAGCGAGAAATGCCAGGGCCAGGCTGACGAGAATAGTGACCTAGGAGAGGAGTGAGCTATTAGTCTCCATGTCAGGAAGAGATACATCAAAGCAACAATTAAATTTAAGGTCTGCTGCCTCAGTGGATTGTTAAGAAGGCAGCAAAGCAG
This region includes:
- the NSG2 gene encoding neuronal vesicle trafficking-associated protein 2 isoform X1, which produces MQGIYMSGKLGSRMVKLGSNLSDKNSKQPSGEDGFQTVPLITPLEVNHLQFPAPEKVIVKTRTEYQPDQKNKGKLRVPKIAEFTVSFTDGVTERLKVTILVSLALAFLACIVFLVVYKAFTYDHSCPDGFVYKHKRCIPTSLDAYYSAQDSSSRGRFYTVISHYSVAKQTSSRAIAPWLSAAGPISHESKAVKADGH
- the NSG2 gene encoding neuronal vesicle trafficking-associated protein 2 isoform X2; the encoded protein is MVKLGSNLSDKNSKQPSGEDGFQTVPLITPLEVNHLQFPAPEKVIVKTRTEYQPDQKNKGKLRVPKIAEFTVSFTDGVTERLKVTILVSLALAFLACIVFLVVYKAFTYDHSCPDGFVYKHKRCIPTSLDAYYSAQDSSSRGRFYTVISHYSVAKQTSSRAIAPWLSAAGPISHESKAVKADGH